The genomic region CCGTGATTTCGGAATTCCTCTTTATTCTTTTTTTGCGTTAACCAACACCGTCGGACCTTCCGGTAGCGAAGAATGGAGATTCAACTACAAACGCGAATCGGTCCGGCTCCAGGAATTTCTTTTATCGTTTCTTCTTTGAATATTTTTTTCCGGGATAAAAAAGACCGTAGATTTCTTCGAGATGATTCTCCGCCTCTTCTTCCCCCTTGCGTATGATTTCTCGGAACTTATTGAAATCGAAAAAGGAGAATTCTTCTATATGAAGATTGATGAACAAATCCATCTTATCCTTTCTGAGTTTCGTGATTTCCCTTCCTTCGAGTGTGATCGCTCTTCCCATAATTTTGAGAATGGGCGGATACTTTAAGTCCTCCCATAAATTTTTGAAGAAGGATTTTCCCGTGATCTTTCGATCCTCCAAAAGTCGAACGATCGCTTCGTCTCTCAAAGGAGAAACGTTCGCGGAAAGAATGATGTCCGCTCCTCGTTGTCGGATTAAATTTTCGGGAACGTTGTTGATGACTCCTCCGTCCACGAGTAGATGATCTCCGTGAAATACGGGTGGAAACATCCCGGGCAAACTCATCGCCGCCGCAAGCGCTTCCCAGACCGGACCTCGGTCCATAACGTATTCTTCCCCGCTGTGAAGATCCACCGCGGAAGTCACAAAAGGAATTTTTAAATCCTCGATCAATGCGGAACCGAACGCGTCCTTCAACATTCGATTCATTTTTTTTCCTTTAAAAAAGGAAACGAGAGGAACGGTCGGATCGAAAGGTTTATCCAATCCTCCGAAAAATTTGTAGATCATTTTTTGAATCGTGTCCGTGTTTTCCCCGCGCGCATACAAGGCCGCGATCACCGCGCCGAAAGAAGCGCCGGAAACCAGATCCACTTTTATATTCTCTCTTTCTAATACTCGAAGAAGGCCCACATGAGCCAAGGCTCTCGCTCCCCCTCCGCCTAACGCAAGTCCTCTGGTTCTGGACACGAGATAACGGGAGAACGTTTCTTCCTTATGGAAAATTTTCTGATGTTTTACGCTGTCTTCGGGGCGGATGGAATTGACCGAGTCCACGTAACGGATCGTTCTTCCCGCGAAGTTACGGATTCTCGAACGGAAATAGGTTATGATTTCGGTTTTTTTCTTTTGATTTCGTTCCGGGTTGTCCTCCCAGAAAACGATCTGATCCGCTTGTAAAAGAAGTTTATCGAGTTCGGGTTTTAAACCCGCATGTTGAAAATACAAATGAATGACCGGAAACTGATTTCGTAACAACGAAAGTTTTCGAATCGCATCCTGAATGCTCACCTTCTCGAAGGATTCCATAGGAACCAAGGTCATCTTTCCTTCGTGAGAATATCCGCCGATCTTCACAATGGCGTCTAACTTCTCCTTATAACCCTGCACCTCCTCCAAAGGAACGTGACAGATCATCCTTCTCGGTAGAGAACTCAGCTTGTTTTCGGGTTCCAGATGTTCCCGAAATCGGTTGCTCATCAATCGAATCAAATTGCCCGAAAGGGTCGGTTCTTTTTCGGCGAGTTTCAAAAAGAAATGCCCGTCGAGGACGTATAACAAAGTGTCCATCACGGCGATCGCCGAACCGCCGTGTTGCGTTCGGGTCATCAAGCTGTTCTCCGCGAAAAATTCTCCCTCTCCCAGATACTTGACCGCTTTTCCGGATTCTCCGAAGGTAAGCATCACCTCACCGTGTCGAACTATAAATAGCTTATCCGAAATATCCCCTCGAAAGTAGATTACGTCGTGATTGTAAACGTTCCTTTCCTCTATGTTTTGATAGATGCGAGTCAGAACGGCCGGAGATAATTTTTGAAACAAGGATATCCCGGAAAGAAATTTCAGAATTTCAGGATGAATTTTTCGTGCCATAAAACGCAGGTGACTCTATTTTAATACGACGAGAAAGTAAAGGATTTCTCAAAACCCCATCCTTTGAATCGCGGATTCGCGAATGCTTTTCTCTTGATTTTCTGGCTTACCGCGCAAAGTTATACACAATGACCTTGAAAGCGAACTCCGTCGTATCCGTTTTTCGACAATCCGTGGTTGACTGGCATAAAAAGGAAGCGGCTTCCCCGAACCCGTTTCCGTCCGATAGCATCGAATCGATCCTTTATAGTAAAAATCAAATCGATACCATCCAATGGCACGTAGAAGACGAAATTCGCAGACCGGATCTTCCGGATAAGGAATTGGTCGGTTTTAAAAGACAAATCGACAAACTCAATCAGGAACGCACCGATCTCGTGGAAATCCTGGACGATCGCATTTCCTCCGAGTTTCAAAACGTTTCCAAAAAACCGGGCGCGAGAATGAACTCGGAAACCCCGGCTTGGCTCATCGACCGGATGAGTATTCTCGAACTCAAAATCTATCACATGGAAGAACAAACCCTGAGAAAGGACGTGGATGAGAATCATATCCAAACCTGCAAACGCAAGTTGGAGATCCTACTCGAACAGAGAATCGATCTTTCCAAATGTCTGGACGAACTTCTGGAAGACCTGAAAAACGGGGATAAATTCTACAAGGTTTATCGTCAGATGAAGATGTACAACGATCAAACTCTGAACCCTTCCCTCTATTCCAAAAAATCATGAACTTATTAGTCATGCGGTTTTCGGCCATGGGAGACGTAGCTCTTATGGCGCCCGCGATCATCGCGATCGCGGCCAAATACACGAACATCCAACTTACGATCGTTACACGGGGAAACTACGCTCCTTTCTTTTACAATATTCCGAACGTAAACGTGGTCGGATTCAACCTAAAACGTTATCGCGGAATCGCGGGCTTATACCGTCTCTTTAAAGAAATCAACAAACTCGGTCCTTACGAAAAGATCATCGATCTTCATTCTTCCGTTCGTTCTCGTTTGATTAGTCTTCTTTTTTCCATCCGCGGGATCGGAGTGTATCGAATCGTAAAGGGAAGAAAGGAAAAGCTCAGACAAATCCGCCAGAAGCGGAAGGTTCTCAACCCGCTTCCCCACACGGTCGATCGTTATCTCAAAGTTTTTGAAAACGCGGGTTATCCGGCTTCGGTGCGAAAAGGACCTTGGATCAACGTGGATCCCGAGTCCAAGATGTTCGCAAAAGAATTTTTCGAATCTCAGAATATTCAAAAAAAGGAAAGTCTTTACATCGGTTTCGCGCCGTTCGCGGGACACGCTCTCAAAGAATGGCCCCGTGAAAAAAGCAGAAATCTTCTCAAACTTCTTTTGGACGAATTTCCAGGCGTTAAGATTTTCTTGTTCGGTTCCAAGGAAGAATCTAAAATTCTCGCGGAATGGAGCCAAGGTTTTGAAAATTCTTTAAAGATCGTTTCGGGTGGAAAACTCGGAATCCGAGGCGAACTCGGGATCATGGAAAAGATGGACATCATGATCGGAATGGATTCGTCGAACGTGCATATCGCCGCTCTTTTAAAAAGACCCGTCATCGGAATTTACGGAACCACACATCCTTATTCCGGTTTTGCACCTTTTGGCCAAGAGGATTCGGGCGTATTACAAATCGATAATTTACCCTGCAGGCCCTGCAGTATTTACGGAAACACGACCTGTTACCGGAAAGACTTCGCTTGTATGGAATGGATTCAACCCGAAGACGTCATCAAAAGAATCCGGGTCGTTTACAATATCAATACTCTTTTTTGATCCGCGACGAAGTTTGCGACGCTTGCGGTTTTTTGCGACAAGACGTTAACCGTTAACGCAATCGTCTATTCGAAATATCGTAAGAACTGGTCCAAAGGATCGGGTAAAGAAAAGAGCATATTGATAAGCGTGTTTCTTTTCTTTTTATTCTTAACGCTCGCGACGGTTTTATAAACCTCTTCCATCTTATCCACACAGGCCATCATCTCGTGACCTTTGGAAATCTTGATCGATTCTTTGGAAAACTTTTCGTAAAGCGCCGGATCTTTTAAGATCGCGACCGCCTTCTCTGCGATTCCTTTTACATCGAACGGTTTCGCGATATACCCGTTTCTACCGTCGTGAATCAGTTCAGGAATCGCAAAAGAATCCACACCGACCGCGGGAAGACCGCAGGCGACCGATTCCAAAATCACAAGTCCTTGCGTTTCCATCGTGGATGCGGTTAAGAATAGATCGTATTTGGGATATTCTTCGGGGAGTTCCTCCCGTTTGATAAAACCGGTAAAGGTCACCGCGTTTTCCAAGCCCAGATTCTGAGCCTGGATCTTCAAAGAAGGAAGAGCAGGTCCGTCTCCGATGATGGTTAACGTAGAATCGGGAATCTCGTCGTGAATGAGTTTAAACGCGTTTAAGATGACGTCGCAGTTTTTTTCGTAAGAGATTCTCCCCACATGAAGAAGTTTCGGCGCGGCGGAAAGTTGTTTGATCGTTCCTTTGAAACTGGTAAGATCGAGGCCGTTCGAGATCACGGCGATTTTCGTTTTTAAGCCGAACTCGCGGAGTTGTTTTTCGATCAGGTGCGAAGGGGAAATGATCAGATCGCAACGTTCGTAGATATTGTTCGAAATCTTCAAGATGATCTTTTTTCGAATATTAAACTTATCGAATTTTTCGATCTTACTCAGATCCTTCATCTTCAGTTTTTTTTCGGATTTGCTTGCTCTTAAAAAAAGTTTATCGAGTTTTAAAAGTCTGTAAAAGGAAAGATACATGTCCTGCTCGGACATCAAAGTGTGATAGGTTCCTATGGTGGGAATCCCGTATTTTTCGGTCGCGTTGATTCCGTACAGACCGAGCAATCCCGGGGTATGAATGTGAACCAGATCCGGTTCGAATTCCTTGATGATTCTTTTGATTTTTGAGGGAGAAGGAAGCACGACCTTGATATCCGGATAACTCGGTAGATAACCGCTTCGAAATCTTTCGATTCGAATCGAATCTCCGATTTGATCAAAGTCTCCTTCTCCATATCGAGGACAACAGATCATAAACGTATGTCCTCTTTTTGCCAAGAGTTCCGCAAAATTTTTCATGGAAATCGCGACGCCGTCCACCTTAGGAAGAAAGGTATCGGAAAAATAAAGAATTCTCATCAAAGATCTCCTAATTCACGGACGCGCCGGAATCCTATCTTTCAAGTCGATTGAAAGAAAATATCGAATTTACAATTCCCAGGTTTTATAGAATCTGGGTTTCAATCGATTAGAGAAGATGCCCGAACGTCTTAGAAAAATCACTCTTTTTTTATTTTGCGCAAGCATTGTAACAATCGGTCTGTCCGTTTCCCTCAGCCAAGGTTTCTTGGTGCTCGCGTTTTTATTTTCCTTACCCACTTCGAAAACTTCCGGTTTTTGGAAAGAACCCGTAATCGTTCTTGGGGTTTTATTCTTCGGTTGGTATTTAGGGGATTTTTTCATCCACGCCTTCCGCGAGGAAAGTTTTCGGACCTACGCCAAAACGGCGTTTAACGCCGAACTCAAGGACATTTTCCTTTTCATCGGATTGATTCTCGCTTGGAATTTAAAAAAAGAAGAATTTCCGAAAGTCCTAAAAGCCCTTCATTTTCTTTTTTGGATTCTCCTCGTGACCGGCTTTATTTCAAGCTTTTCCCCCATTCGTCTTTCAAGACTGATCAGCGACTTGTATCGGGTTTCTCAAAATTGGAAGTTCACGCATCCGATGGGAAGCGTGGGCGGTTTGTCCTTATATCTTCCGATCGGACTCATGAACACGCATCTCACCTTCGGCGGTTTGTTACAATTTTTTTTCGTGGTCCCGGCGTTTCTCTTTTTGAAATCTTTCTTTGATCGGAATTTTAAAAAGGCGATTCTGCAAGGAATCGTTCTGCTCGTATTTCTTTACGTTGTCTTTTTGAACAACGCGCGTTCTTCCCTGTTAGGCGCGCTCTTTTCGTCCGCGACCGCGTTTCTTGTTTTGGGAATCGTTCGAAAAGAATTGCCTTCGGCGAAAATTCTTCTCTTTGTCCTGGGAACGCTCGCCATTCTTTTAATTTTAGGAATCGGACTTTCGTTTACGCAAGCGGGACAAAAAATCACCGAACCTCTTTTTGGAAAAGAAAAACATACCGATTCAGGAAGAACCTTTATCTGGGATTCCACGTTTCCGTTGATCGAAGAACATCCGATCACGGGTGTTGGTCCCGGAAATTACAATCGAGAAATCGAAAAGTCAAGAATCGAACATTCCGAAAAATACAGAGAACTTTATTACTTTTACGAAACGACTCAAAGAGGACATGCGCACAACGATTACTTTCACCTCTTTGCGGTTTTCGGTTTTCCGGCGATTTTTCTTTTTATTTCTTTCGGAACCGCCTTGTATCGGAAACTCATTTTGAACAAACTTCCGTATGAACAAGCCCTATATTTTTTCGGTTTATCCGGTTTTTTCGTTTCGGGTCTTTTTCAATGTTACTTCCAAGACGACGAAGTTGTGATTCTCTTTTGGATTCTCTGCGGACTTTTTCTGCGTCTTTCCAAAGAGGAAGAATCTCCTACTTCAACCTGATCTCGTTGCTTATCTTTTAGTAACGATAACAATAACTCCCGTGGTCCGCGCGATTTTGAATCGGAGTTCTTTCCGATTCGAAACGCAACGTCGGAGACGATTCGCTTTCCCGATACGAAAGAATCTCGTCGATCAGTTCCGAATACTCCATTCCTTTTTTTGAATATTCATGAAAACAAAACCCCAAATAAAAAGAATCATATTCCAAGAAGATCATTCCCTCCGTCGTATTCGGAATTACGGATAAAAGATTTCCGCTCGGATTCCATGAAATCGGATTCGGTCCGTTTCCTTTTTGATACAAAAGAACCGAACTCGGAAGCAAAACGTCGATGTTCGATAATTCTTTTGGAAAGAATAAATTTCCGGATTGAATCGAATAATACGAAGGAGAAAACAAATACAAGGGTTTCTTACGAAAGCCGCTTTGTTCTTTCGATTCTTCGTTTTGATTTCCGGAATACAAAACTTCCCCGTTTTTTGTCCGAACGGTTCCATTCTTTCTAAAGTTTTGCGTCTTAACCGGATGATTCGTTTTCTTCCCGGTAAACCCGCTACTCGTCGCCGTAAAGTCGGAAACGTTTTTACAAATTTCCCCGATCGAAAAAGAATATTCCAAAATCATTTTCCAAAACGCGATTCCGGATTCCAAATACAAAGAATCCTCCTTGGAAACATCGGATCTACAAAGGGTCTGTTCCTTGCCGTTCGGAATCGAATTCTCCGCATAACCGAAGTAAAACGGTCCTCGATTTTGCGAATTCGATTCTTCTTTTAAAAACGGATCCACACGAAACGGAATTGCGTTCGCTCGAACACGATCCCATTCTTTTCGATACGAATCTACGATCGACGCATCCGAGGTTCTAAATAGAATTTCCCGATTGTTGTCCCTGGCGCTGATGGAAAAGTTATACGAACCGGAAATCAAAGTCTTGTTGTCCACGATCATCGTCTTGTGATGCAAAAGACCGCCCTTGCCAAACGAATCGCTTGCAATCGTTTCCTCGTTTCCGTCCCCTGAAATTTCCGAACTCGGCAGTTTCAAAACTTTTGCGAGGTATTTCCCTTCCGCATCCACGGGAGAATCATACACGCCGCGCACATTTACACCTCTTCGATCCGCAAGCGACAAACGAGAAGTTAACACGGAATCAAAATGATCGAAGATCAAGTATCGAATCTCCTCGCGCGATTTATCCGTTTCCCGCAAAAGCAAATTTTGAATCAATCTTCCCTTTTCTGGCGCGATATAAAAATCAAAGGGTTCCAAATGCAAAGAAGCGATCCTCGGATCTTCTTCCAAAAAAGAATAAAAGTCGGAGACTTCGGAATCGAATAAGTCGAAAGAAACATAACCGTTCAAATCGTTTTCAAGTCCGTACCAGGTAAAATTTCCCGAACCCAAAAACACATGCTTTCGATCCACGATCAGTATTTTAGAATGTTGTAAACCCGATCGTTCCCACCTTCGAAACATTCCTAATCGGATCAACTCGTTCGGATAATCCTTTTCGGGATCTGCTACGATTCGTATCGAAACACCGCGTCGACCGGCGCGGGTCAAAGCATCCAGAATTTCCGGATCTTCGAAAGAATATACCCAAAGATCGATGGAAGCTTTCGAGTTCTCGATTGAGCGTAGAATCTTTTCGCGTACATTCCGTTTTTTGAAACTAGAAACATATCTTCCCGGATACGAAAAGAAGGTTTCCACATTTCGAAAACCGTTTTCATTCAACCAAAAAAGTTTCGAATCGTTTTCATTTGTGCAGGAAATTCCACAAACAAAAAGAAAAAGGATCGACAACGAAAAAGATAAAGAACTTCGGATCGAATTCATAAAACGACCCCCGCACCCAACTGAAAGAAAACTTCTTTCCTAGCCGTTTCCGAATCGCTCCAAGAACCTCCGAGACAAACCTTCCAGTACGAAAAGGAAAAACCGGGGCTTTCCGAAGGAAAATAAAACAAGGCTTGGATCATCGTTTCTTTCAAAGATTCTTTTCTAAATCCGTTTCGCGAAATCGTCAACGCACCCGAATTTCCTTCCAAGTCTTTGAGAAAAAAATACGAGGCGGCATAAAATCGAAAACGCATTAAGGATTTTTGATATTCTAAATTGACCCCGGCCCAAGCAGATTGTCGTTTTCCGCTTTGAAGCGAGGATTGTTTTTCCAAACCTCGATCCGTGATCCATGCGGACGGAAAAAAATCCAAACTCTGATTCGTGCTAAAAACCGGAGAAGGAGAAGAACCCATTCCGATAAAACCGAGTTCGAGAACCTCTCCGTTCTCGCTTCTTTTGTCGCGATTCGGTAAAAACCCGAAAATCTCGAACTTCCAAAGGTTCTTCGAAACGCCTAACGCAAGTAAAACGGCTTCTCCCGTTATCGGAATACTCGCGGCATTACGAACTCGATTCCAACCCGTTTTGTCCTGACCTCTCGCTAAAATTCCCGAGAAGGAACCGTACAACCAAGAGAACTTAGCATTCAGCTCCAAAGTGGAATGAATTAAATAATCCCGATCGCCCGAACTCACGGTATCGGTCTCCGCTACGAGATCGTTGGAAAATCTTCCCCAGTTTTGAAGATTGAGATATTGAAATCGAAAACCCAGATCCAAATAAGGAAGATCCAATCGATAACTTACGCCGCCTCGATAGCGATTTCGAAACGTCTTCGGAAAAGAATTTCTTGCCTCGATTTCTCCCGCAGAATCCAGCCCGGCCTTCTTCGTGTTTAGGATCGTATCCTTGAGAACGTTCTTCTCAAACAAAGAATAACCCGAATAAAAATCGAAAAGATCCACTCTCAATCGACCTTGTTTCTGAAAATCCGCTTTCAGAACGACTCCGTCGCTTCCGTCCAACCAATCTCGAAACGAAGACGTTTTTAAATCCTCTTGAACCCGTCCAAGGTAAAGAGAAACGTTTTCCTTTTTGAATTCGAAAAAAAGGTTCTTACCCGCAAAAAAAGTAACTTTGGATTCAGGCATCACGCTCAAATCCGCTTGCACCTTTGCGTTCAAACGGGGAGAACGAAACTCGTGATCGGCTTCCGAATGCAATAAGGAAGAATTCATTCTGGTTTCCCAATACGAACGATTCTCTTCTGCTTGAGACGATTGTGATCGTGATACGGTTTCCGTCTTTTCACTTGCACCCAATCCCCAACCCATCCAAGAAACTTGGGTCCACCCGTTCGAATTTTCGTTTGCGGAAAGCGGCAAACACATTAAAAATATAGAATATACGAAAATCCGTTTCATAGACTTCCTCGTTTCCGAACTTCGTAGTCGGATGCGGAATCTCCGTTTCGATTTTCCTTCAAAAGAATCAGGTCGTTCGTATCCGCATCGATCGTAAACGGAAACGGTGAGAATTGATTTCCGTAACTGTGAATATGAGTTACAACTCCGCGAATCTCTTGAAAAAGATCCAGACCTTCATTCTTTCCGATTCCGTTTCCGATCGTGGTCGTTTTATCGATGGTAAAGATCTTTCGAAATTCGGGCGTAGCGAAGGGAACCGATTCGTTTTTAAAATTCGGAGAAAGAACATAACCGCACTCGTTCGGATATAAAAACCTATCTCCGAAAATCCAAGCGATCGAACCCGAATTGGAAGCGGCCCAACCCTCGGGAAGATTCGCGCCGAAACGAAACGAATACTCGACGAGTTTATCCGATGCGGCGCTATCCCGGATTTCCAAACTCCGTATATCCGCCGTTTCGTTTCCCCGGTTGCAGATAAAAAACCATTCGTTTGCGGAAACCGTAGGATTCGGATAAATTCCCGAAATTAAAATCCCGGAAGATCCCGGAACGGAAACCAAATCTTCTCCTCCGATCGGAATCAAATAGGTCAAAGCCTCTTTTCGAATATTCAAAGAACTTAAAATTCCGGACCTCAACTCGTTCCAAAAGTTGAAAAACCGGGGAACGCTTGTGTGAACCGAAAAGTTCGGCAAGTAATTGTAAAGATCCACCGGATAAAGGTTCGAGTTCGAAGCGAAGGCAAACAGACCGATCTTCGGATTCAAAACGGAAGCGAAATCGTTCACCGATTCTTTATAGAAAAAAGGAAGACTTCGATTCTCCGAACCGGGACTTGCTTCCGTGCCGACACAGTTCGGTTTTCGTTCGGACAAATCGGAAAGCGCGCTGTTTTTCCAAACGCTCCTTCCCGAATTCGTTTTAAGCCGAGAAGCGGATCTGCGAATTTTCTGCGCGCTCGAACTGACTCCCATTCTTCCCTGAGAATCCCAACTCACCCAATCGCTCTGAAATTTTTGATCCGCAGATAGAATTCGAATCTTACCGGAGCTTCCAAGACTCAGTTCGGGAACGATCCAAACATCCGCATTCGGAAAACAAACGGACTTGCCTACGGAAAAAACATTCCAACCCGGATATAAGAACGTTAAGAATCTATAATTCTTGCTTCCGGAAAGAATCTCCACAATTTGCGAAGCGGCGATCGGCGATTCGATCTCCACAAACCGATCCCCGCTCACGGAAACAATCCCGTCATACGAACCCATCCATGAAATTTCTGAAATTTCCGCAACGTGCGTACGAAGAGAATCTTCTATATAAGTTCGTTTGCCCGGATTCATAAAGTGATTCGTCTGGATCGTAGGATTCAAAACGTCCGAAGAAACTTTTGGATGAGGTAAAAGCGTTCCGTTTTTGTATAAGAGAGAATGAATGGACGAGTCGCTTCGGGTGACAACGGGAATGAAATCGAACGTTTCGGAAAGAATCCTCGTTTTTCTTGCGGCCCGATCTTTCAACAAAACCGAATTTTTATATTCAAAATCCTTTAAGTCCGACAGAGATAGATTGATTTCCTCTCGTAGAAAATCCCGTTTTCCTAAGGTAAGAATTTCACCGGGTTTGAGAGTCGCCGTTCGCGTCCAAATCGGAATCTCTTTTCCGTCGCTTTCTAAAGAAAGAAAGTTCGGATTGCATTCGACGGTCGCCAAAGATTCCAAATCGATAAACTTTTGTTTTTCATCTAACTTGCCGGCCAGATTTAAACCGGTAAGATTGGATTCCTCGAGGATTATCTGATCCGCTTCGCAAAGGGGAAGGTTTACGTTCCGATTCTCCTTTGATTTTATATCTTCGCCTTCCTTCTTTCGATCCAAGGCTTCCTTCGCATCCAAAAATACGAAGCCCGGATCCATACAAAAGTTTTCCAAAGAAGAACCTAAGAATCGGGAACAAATCGAATAATAATCCCCGTTCGACGAATAGTATCGTTCTCCTTCCAGATAGGTTCGTTCTCTGTTTTCAAAAGAACGAACAACGTCTTTGCTTTGCAAA from Leptospira kmetyi serovar Malaysia str. Bejo-Iso9 harbors:
- a CDS encoding phospholipase D-like domain-containing protein, coding for MNSIRSSLSFSLSILFLFVCGISCTNENDSKLFWLNENGFRNVETFFSYPGRYVSSFKKRNVREKILRSIENSKASIDLWVYSFEDPEILDALTRAGRRGVSIRIVADPEKDYPNELIRLGMFRRWERSGLQHSKILIVDRKHVFLGSGNFTWYGLENDLNGYVSFDLFDSEVSDFYSFLEEDPRIASLHLEPFDFYIAPEKGRLIQNLLLRETDKSREEIRYLIFDHFDSVLTSRLSLADRRGVNVRGVYDSPVDAEGKYLAKVLKLPSSEISGDGNEETIASDSFGKGGLLHHKTMIVDNKTLISGSYNFSISARDNNREILFRTSDASIVDSYRKEWDRVRANAIPFRVDPFLKEESNSQNRGPFYFGYAENSIPNGKEQTLCRSDVSKEDSLYLESGIAFWKMILEYSFSIGEICKNVSDFTATSSGFTGKKTNHPVKTQNFRKNGTVRTKNGEVLYSGNQNEESKEQSGFRKKPLYLFSPSYYSIQSGNLFFPKELSNIDVLLPSSVLLYQKGNGPNPISWNPSGNLLSVIPNTTEGMIFLEYDSFYLGFCFHEYSKKGMEYSELIDEILSYRESESSPTLRFESERTPIQNRADHGSYCYRY
- a CDS encoding glycosyltransferase family 9 protein produces the protein MNLLVMRFSAMGDVALMAPAIIAIAAKYTNIQLTIVTRGNYAPFFYNIPNVNVVGFNLKRYRGIAGLYRLFKEINKLGPYEKIIDLHSSVRSRLISLLFSIRGIGVYRIVKGRKEKLRQIRQKRKVLNPLPHTVDRYLKVFENAGYPASVRKGPWINVDPESKMFAKEFFESQNIQKKESLYIGFAPFAGHALKEWPREKSRNLLKLLLDEFPGVKIFLFGSKEESKILAEWSQGFENSLKIVSGGKLGIRGELGIMEKMDIMIGMDSSNVHIAALLKRPVIGIYGTTHPYSGFAPFGQEDSGVLQIDNLPCRPCSIYGNTTCYRKDFACMEWIQPEDVIKRIRVVYNINTLF
- a CDS encoding LA_2168 family protein, which translates into the protein MKRIFVYSIFLMCLPLSANENSNGWTQVSWMGWGLGASEKTETVSRSQSSQAEENRSYWETRMNSSLLHSEADHEFRSPRLNAKVQADLSVMPESKVTFFAGKNLFFEFKKENVSLYLGRVQEDLKTSSFRDWLDGSDGVVLKADFQKQGRLRVDLFDFYSGYSLFEKNVLKDTILNTKKAGLDSAGEIEARNSFPKTFRNRYRGGVSYRLDLPYLDLGFRFQYLNLQNWGRFSNDLVAETDTVSSGDRDYLIHSTLELNAKFSWLYGSFSGILARGQDKTGWNRVRNAASIPITGEAVLLALGVSKNLWKFEIFGFLPNRDKRSENGEVLELGFIGMGSSPSPVFSTNQSLDFFPSAWITDRGLEKQSSLQSGKRQSAWAGVNLEYQKSLMRFRFYAASYFFLKDLEGNSGALTISRNGFRKESLKETMIQALFYFPSESPGFSFSYWKVCLGGSWSDSETARKEVFFQLGAGVVL
- a CDS encoding patatin-like phospholipase family protein — translated: MARKIHPEILKFLSGISLFQKLSPAVLTRIYQNIEERNVYNHDVIYFRGDISDKLFIVRHGEVMLTFGESGKAVKYLGEGEFFAENSLMTRTQHGGSAIAVMDTLLYVLDGHFFLKLAEKEPTLSGNLIRLMSNRFREHLEPENKLSSLPRRMICHVPLEEVQGYKEKLDAIVKIGGYSHEGKMTLVPMESFEKVSIQDAIRKLSLLRNQFPVIHLYFQHAGLKPELDKLLLQADQIVFWEDNPERNQKKKTEIITYFRSRIRNFAGRTIRYVDSVNSIRPEDSVKHQKIFHKEETFSRYLVSRTRGLALGGGGARALAHVGLLRVLERENIKVDLVSGASFGAVIAALYARGENTDTIQKMIYKFFGGLDKPFDPTVPLVSFFKGKKMNRMLKDAFGSALIEDLKIPFVTSAVDLHSGEEYVMDRGPVWEALAAAMSLPGMFPPVFHGDHLLVDGGVINNVPENLIRQRGADIILSANVSPLRDEAIVRLLEDRKITGKSFFKNLWEDLKYPPILKIMGRAITLEGREITKLRKDKMDLFINLHIEEFSFFDFNKFREIIRKGEEEAENHLEEIYGLFYPGKKYSKKKR
- a CDS encoding DUF4254 domain-containing protein — translated: MTLKANSVVSVFRQSVVDWHKKEAASPNPFPSDSIESILYSKNQIDTIQWHVEDEIRRPDLPDKELVGFKRQIDKLNQERTDLVEILDDRISSEFQNVSKKPGARMNSETPAWLIDRMSILELKIYHMEEQTLRKDVDENHIQTCKRKLEILLEQRIDLSKCLDELLEDLKNGDKFYKVYRQMKMYNDQTLNPSLYSKKS
- a CDS encoding glycosyltransferase → MRILYFSDTFLPKVDGVAISMKNFAELLAKRGHTFMICCPRYGEGDFDQIGDSIRIERFRSGYLPSYPDIKVVLPSPSKIKRIIKEFEPDLVHIHTPGLLGLYGINATEKYGIPTIGTYHTLMSEQDMYLSFYRLLKLDKLFLRASKSEKKLKMKDLSKIEKFDKFNIRKKIILKISNNIYERCDLIISPSHLIEKQLREFGLKTKIAVISNGLDLTSFKGTIKQLSAAPKLLHVGRISYEKNCDVILNAFKLIHDEIPDSTLTIIGDGPALPSLKIQAQNLGLENAVTFTGFIKREELPEEYPKYDLFLTASTMETQGLVILESVACGLPAVGVDSFAIPELIHDGRNGYIAKPFDVKGIAEKAVAILKDPALYEKFSKESIKISKGHEMMACVDKMEEVYKTVASVKNKKKRNTLINMLFSLPDPLDQFLRYFE
- a CDS encoding O-antigen ligase family protein; this translates as MGLSVSLSQGFLVLAFLFSLPTSKTSGFWKEPVIVLGVLFFGWYLGDFFIHAFREESFRTYAKTAFNAELKDIFLFIGLILAWNLKKEEFPKVLKALHFLFWILLVTGFISSFSPIRLSRLISDLYRVSQNWKFTHPMGSVGGLSLYLPIGLMNTHLTFGGLLQFFFVVPAFLFLKSFFDRNFKKAILQGIVLLVFLYVVFLNNARSSLLGALFSSATAFLVLGIVRKELPSAKILLFVLGTLAILLILGIGLSFTQAGQKITEPLFGKEKHTDSGRTFIWDSTFPLIEEHPITGVGPGNYNREIEKSRIEHSEKYRELYYFYETTQRGHAHNDYFHLFAVFGFPAIFLFISFGTALYRKLILNKLPYEQALYFFGLSGFFVSGLFQCYFQDDEVVILFWILCGLFLRLSKEEESPTST